From the genome of Opitutales bacterium:
GGAAGGAAGCGCGATTTTCATTCTTTCCGAGGCACATTTGCCACGGCGCTCGTTGCAAACGGAACTTATCAGCGGGTTACGCAGGAGCTAATGCGACACAGCGAACCAAAGCTCACTGCCAATATCTACACGGATTTCTGCGAGCTACCCGTCATCCAAGCTGTGAAGAGTCTACCGTGGGTCGAGGATGATACATGCTCACTAATAGACCCACACAAAACAGTCTCAAACGGGCAAATTCTGTCTCGAGCTGTCGGAAACGAA
Proteins encoded in this window:
- a CDS encoding tyrosine-type recombinase/integrase; translation: GRKRDFHSFRGTFATALVANGTYQRVTQELMRHSEPKLTANIYTDFCELPVIQAVKSLPWVEDDTCSLIDPHKTVSNGQILSRAVGNENSVPNREAALTGGSEPDLSQNDRKNNGGGDRIASPSSLRYVELRQVLIRRPPTFSLDSLEKKWSGRQDCFAISAALRRTAAGPHP